One Catharus ustulatus isolate bCatUst1 chromosome 20, bCatUst1.pri.v2, whole genome shotgun sequence DNA window includes the following coding sequences:
- the CYGB gene encoding cytoglobin has translation MEKVQGEMEIERWERSEEISDAEKKVIQEIWSRVYANCEDVGVSILIRFFVNFPSAKQYFSQFKHMEDPLEMERSLQLRKHARRVMGAINTVVENLNDSEKVSSVLALVGKAHALKHKVEPIYFKKLTGVMLEVIAEEYPNDFTPEAHGAWTKMKTLIYTHVTAAYKEVGWAQYPTATL, from the exons ATGGAGAAAGTCCAGGGAGAAATGGAGATTGAGAGATGGGAAAGAAGTGAAGAGATTTCAGACGCAGAAAAAAAGGTTATTCAAGAGATATGGAGCAGAGTATATGCAAACTGCGAGGACGTTGGGGTCTCCATACTCATCAG GTTTTTTGTGAACTTCCCCTCAGCCAAGCAGTACTTCAGCCAGTTTAAGCACATGGAGGACCCACTGGAGATGGAGAGGAGCTTGCAGCTGCGCAAGCACGCTCGGAGGGTCATGGGGGCCATCAACACTGTGGTGGAGAACCTCAACGACTCTGAAAAGGTCTCCTCTGTCCTGGCCCTGGTGGGCAAGGCCCACGCCCTCAAGCACAAAGTGGAGCCCATCTACTTTAAG AAACTCACTGGTGTCATGCTGGAGGTCATTGCAGAGGAATACCCCAACGACTTCACCCCGGAGGCACACGGAGCCTGGACCAAGATGAAGACCCTCATCTACACCCATGTGACAGCAGCCTACAAGGAGGTGGGCTGGGCTCAGTACCCCACTGCCACCCTGTGA